The sequence GACGCTCGGCCAGCGCTGACCAGCGGCCGATGCGGTCGGGCTCGTCCGCCGGTGGCTCGGCACCGGCGAGGGCGTGATACACTCCATCCCGATAGAAGAATACCCGCCGCAACCGGTGCCCCCTGCGCAGCAGGGCCTCGGCGAAGCAGAACGCCCGGTCAGCGGCCGCCGTGTAAGGCGGCGTGTTGACCTGCAGCGTATAGGTCAGGAACCGATCGGTTTCGGCACAGGTCTTCTGGTCATTCATCATCGCTCGTCTCGACCTTTGATATGGCGCGAATCATCCTCCTCTGGCTGCTGGCCGCCGGCCAGGCAGCGGCCAACCTGCCGCCTCTGCCTGACATGGGCGCGGCCTCCGATGCCCTCATC comes from Methylomarinovum caldicuralii and encodes:
- the tusD gene encoding sulfurtransferase complex subunit TusD encodes the protein MMNDQKTCAETDRFLTYTLQVNTPPYTAAADRAFCFAEALLRRGHRLRRVFFYRDGVYHALAGAEPPADEPDRIGRWSALAERHGVDLVICSAAAQRRGVWRAAETRDLAPGLRVAGLALLAESVLDSDRWLSFG